In the genome of Aulosira sp. FACHB-615, one region contains:
- a CDS encoding ATP-binding protein has product MTSSEAIGYVLGTQEATPLEFWIAVDTEKVLRLDDVVAVETKRPDGEGIVHFYGVVDYVRTQYEGAQFDTDTLLVAKKGTLPVNISYTAHVQVTRIEPEEYLPPQPGDKVYLAVDKQLASALYFDSMDTPIPAGIMNNGNAAYFNYSFINGEKGAHVNISGVSGVATKTSYALFLLYSIFNSPVLGSYKANTKALIFNVKGEDLFFLDKLNQTYGNAVNGKNQSKYEILKLPVQPFKSTSFRAAPKKDARTVDSDLEQRSEGISVYLWSIRELCRDRLFRFLFTGEDLDRGNLSYLVTTVEERLARLAEENDEIDRKRRRKLQAHLEVEAFGEEGKTEIKSFRDLIDFLEDKLLNDEDREENRRWLGRNVPATAEAMIRRLYGISSEVSHLIRGDLSPDELANYQLNPLASDTQLTVTDIHKLTARAQKFVVGVLLQKLFFQKEKQGREPVVFIVLDELNKYAPRDGRSPIKDLLVDIAERGRSLGIILIGAQQTASEVERRVVGQAAIRVVGRLDSAEAERPEYNFLTGSCRKRALFLKSGTMFVHQPEVPAPILVNFPFPAYATRKEEVFLSQAEIASIEADFDRF; this is encoded by the coding sequence ATGACATCTTCTGAAGCAATTGGTTATGTGCTTGGTACTCAAGAAGCTACTCCTTTGGAATTTTGGATAGCAGTAGACACAGAGAAAGTTTTACGCCTAGATGATGTTGTAGCAGTGGAAACTAAACGCCCTGATGGTGAGGGAATTGTTCATTTTTATGGCGTGGTTGATTATGTTCGCACTCAATACGAAGGAGCGCAGTTTGATACTGATACTTTATTAGTAGCAAAAAAGGGAACTTTACCTGTCAATATTTCATATACTGCTCACGTTCAAGTTACCAGAATTGAACCCGAAGAATATTTACCGCCTCAACCAGGCGATAAGGTTTACCTAGCCGTAGATAAGCAACTGGCATCGGCATTATATTTTGACAGCATGGATACCCCGATTCCGGCTGGTATTATGAATAATGGTAATGCAGCTTATTTTAACTATTCATTTATTAATGGAGAGAAAGGCGCTCATGTAAATATCTCCGGTGTTTCTGGAGTCGCAACTAAAACTTCTTATGCTTTATTTTTGTTATATTCTATTTTTAATTCTCCTGTTTTAGGGTCTTATAAAGCTAATACAAAAGCACTCATTTTTAATGTTAAAGGCGAAGATTTATTCTTTTTAGATAAACTTAATCAAACCTATGGTAATGCGGTTAATGGCAAAAATCAAAGTAAATATGAAATTTTAAAATTGCCAGTACAGCCTTTTAAAAGTACAAGTTTTCGTGCTGCTCCTAAAAAAGATGCCCGAACGGTTGATTCTGATTTAGAACAACGTTCTGAAGGGATATCAGTCTATTTGTGGAGTATTCGGGAACTGTGCCGCGATCGCCTATTTCGTTTTTTGTTCACAGGCGAAGATTTAGACAGGGGGAATTTATCTTATTTAGTAACAACTGTAGAAGAACGATTAGCACGACTAGCAGAAGAAAATGACGAGATTGATAGAAAGCGGCGGCGTAAACTCCAAGCCCATTTAGAAGTAGAAGCGTTTGGAGAAGAAGGTAAAACAGAAATAAAAAGTTTTAGAGATTTAATCGACTTCTTAGAAGATAAACTGCTCAATGATGAAGATAGAGAAGAAAATAGGCGTTGGTTAGGGCGAAATGTACCTGCTACCGCAGAAGCAATGATTCGGCGTTTATACGGTATTAGTAGTGAAGTTAGCCATTTAATTCGAGGTGATTTATCACCAGATGAACTTGCTAACTATCAACTCAATCCACTAGCTTCAGATACGCAACTAACTGTAACTGATATCCACAAACTTACCGCCCGCGCCCAAAAATTTGTTGTGGGTGTTTTACTACAAAAACTATTTTTTCAAAAAGAAAAACAGGGAAGAGAGCCTGTTGTTTTTATCGTCCTAGATGAGTTAAACAAATATGCCCCCCGCGATGGACGTAGCCCAATTAAAGATTTGTTGGTAGACATTGCAGAACGAGGACGCTCTTTGGGAATCATATTAATTGGCGCACAGCAAACAGCTTCAGAAGTTGAACGGCGTGTTGTTGGGCAAGCAGCTATCCGTGTTGTAGGTAGGTTAGATTCCGCAGAAGCAGAACGCCCTGAATACAACTTTCTCACTGGTTCTTGTCGCAAACGAGCCTTATTTCTTAAATCTGGCACGATGTTTGTGCATCAACCAGAAGTTCCTGCGCCCATTTTGGTGAATTTCCCCTTCCCTGCCTATGCGACACGCAAAGAGGAAGTGTTTTTGAGCCAAGCAGAAATCGCCAGTATTGAAGCTGATTTTGATCGTTTTTAG
- a CDS encoding exonuclease SbcCD subunit D, with amino-acid sequence MRLIHTSDWHLGRHLKGKDRTPEIEFALQQLLRQAKELEVDAVLIAGDIFETSNPPAEAERVAYQFFEGLRTAKIPAIAIAGNHDSASRFDGIANLVSLAGVHILGKPRNVKQGGLISLETPNGRLRVAAMPFASERRLLTVENLWTMNELEQIGNYKERLSKCLNNLAGGFQDDSVNIFMAHLTIDGARLANSEARHHTKETYALAGQSLPAEAQYIALGHIHKPQQIPVAAPTYYSGSLIQVDFGEVGEDKGFYLIDVEPGSPAKPQFISIPCQKPLQIVECELSDYEEKLEPLRDYSGYLKVIIKLQTPQMGLADKIRKICGDKVLQIEPSYPEVKPNQEKSVSREDFDPVEEFKRYFQDVLKTTPNSAVVAKFEQLYKEIKENQDATT; translated from the coding sequence TTGCGTTTAATTCATACATCTGACTGGCATTTAGGGCGACATCTTAAAGGCAAGGATCGTACCCCAGAAATTGAATTTGCTCTCCAGCAACTTTTACGACAAGCCAAAGAATTAGAAGTTGATGCGGTATTAATCGCAGGTGATATTTTTGAAACTTCCAACCCTCCAGCCGAGGCGGAGAGAGTTGCATATCAGTTTTTTGAAGGATTGCGAACTGCCAAAATTCCCGCAATAGCGATCGCTGGTAATCATGATTCCGCCTCCCGTTTTGATGGCATAGCTAATCTTGTATCTTTAGCTGGCGTGCATATTCTAGGTAAACCTCGTAATGTAAAGCAGGGAGGTTTGATTAGCTTGGAAACCCCTAATGGTAGACTGCGCGTTGCAGCTATGCCTTTTGCTTCGGAAAGACGGCTGTTAACAGTTGAGAATCTGTGGACAATGAACGAGTTGGAACAAATAGGAAACTACAAAGAAAGGCTAAGTAAATGCCTCAACAATTTAGCGGGCGGTTTTCAAGATGACAGCGTTAATATCTTCATGGCTCATCTCACTATTGATGGTGCGAGATTAGCCAATTCCGAAGCCCGTCATCACACCAAAGAAACCTACGCCTTGGCTGGGCAAAGCCTACCTGCTGAAGCTCAATACATTGCTCTCGGACACATCCATAAACCCCAACAAATTCCTGTTGCCGCTCCTACATACTATTCTGGTTCTTTAATTCAAGTAGACTTTGGTGAAGTTGGGGAAGATAAGGGATTTTATCTGATTGATGTTGAACCAGGTTCTCCCGCGAAACCTCAATTTATATCTATTCCTTGTCAAAAACCTTTGCAGATAGTCGAATGTGAACTGAGCGATTACGAAGAAAAACTAGAACCTCTGCGTGATTATTCTGGTTATCTCAAGGTGATTATTAAGCTACAAACACCTCAAATGGGATTAGCTGACAAAATTCGCAAAATTTGTGGTGACAAAGTGCTGCAAATTGAGCCAAGTTATCCAGAAGTTAAGCCAAATCAGGAAAAATCTGTAAGCAGAGAAGATTTTGATCCAGTAGAAGAATTTAAACGCTATTTTCAAGATGTATTAAAGACAACACCAAATTCTGCTGTTGTGGCGAAGTTTGAGCAACTATACAAAGAAATTAAGGAAAACCAAGATGCGACCACTTGA